The genomic segment TGCTCCACCGCCTTGCCCACCAGGTCGAGGATCTCGTCGCGGGCCTTGCCAGTGATGACAGGGCCAATGTCGGTGCTCTCGGACATGCCGTCGCCCACGCTCAGTGTCGCGAAGCGATCCGCCAGACGACGGGAGAAGTCCTCGGCCACCGACTCGTGCACGATGAAGCGGTTGGCCGCGGTGCAGGCCTCCCCCATGTTGCGCAGCTTGGCGGCCGTCGCGCCCTCGACGGCGGCGTCCAGGTCTGCATCCTCGAAGACCAGGAAGGGGGCATTGCCGCCCAGTTCCATCGAGGTACGCAGCACGCCGTCGGCCGCTTGCTCCAGGAGCTGCTTGCCCACGCCGGTGGACCCAGTGAAGGACAGCTTGCGCAGCCGCTCGTCGGCCAGGATCGCGTCGGTGACGTCGTGCTTCTCACTGGTGATGACGTTGACCACGCCCGCGGGCAGTCCGGCGTCGGCGAGCACCTTGGCGAACAACAGTGAGGTGAGTGGGGTCAGGGAGGCGGGGCGCAGCACCACGGTGCAGCCGGCGGCCAGTGCCGGGCCCACCTTGCGGGTGGCCATGGCCAGCGGGAAGTTCCACGGGGTGATCAGCAGGCAGGGGCCGACGGGGCGCTTGGCCACCAGGTGGCGGGCCGTGCCCTCGGGGGAGATGCCGTAGCGGCCGTGGATCCGCACCGCCTCCTCGCTGAACCAGCGCAGGAATTCGGCGCCATAGGTCACCTCGCCGCGGGCCTCTGCCAGCGGCTTGCCCATCTCCAGGGTCATCAACCGGGCGAAGTCATCGGTGCGCTCGATCACCAGGTCGAAGGCGCGGCGCAGGATCTCGGAACGCTCGCGCGCGGGCGTGGCGGCCCAGGTCCGGGAAGCGTCGCAGGCGGCGTCCATCGCGGCCTTGCCATCCTCGACGTTGGCATCGGCAATCTCGCAGAGCACCTCACCCGTTGCAGGGTTCTCGACGGCCAGGGTGCCCCGACTCCCGGGGCGCCACGAGCCGTTGATGAACAGTCCGGTCTCAAGGTCTTCGGGAAGGCTCGGGTGGGTGGTGGTCGACATCGTTGGGACACCTCCGGGGGATTTGGATCTACGCGTTCGCTTTCACGATAGACCGTTGCATTAGTATACGAAATCGTATGCGATCCATGGCACGAGGCAAGGCCCCATTGCTCGCACGTCCGCAGGGTCGCGGACACGTCATAGGGAGACACCCTGTTGAACGGCGTCGAGAGTCAGACCGGGCATCCGGTCGGCAAGATCATCGCCGTCCACCTCAACTACCGTTTGCGCTGCGACGAGCGAGGCCGGACACCCAGCGAGGCGTGCTACTTCATGAAGCCCACCAGCTCCCTTGCCGCCAGCGCCGAGGTGGAGCGCCCCGAGGGCTTCGAGCTGCTCGACTACTTCATCTACGCCAATGCCGCGGCGCTGATCTTCGGCCCGCATTTCTTCAAGGCCGTGCCAGAGAGCATGCAGCTCATCCTGAGTTTTGCCACCGTGGGCATCTCCTTCCTCTTCCGCCCGTTCGGTGCGGCGGTTGCGGGGCACTACGGGGACCGTCTCGGCCGCAAGGCGATGCTCGTGCTCACCCTGATGCTGATGGGCGGCGCCACAACACTGATCGGCCTGCTGCCCACCGCCAATGCGATCGGCATCTGGGCCCCGATCCTGCTGATCGTGCTGCGCATCGTGCAGGGCTTCAGCGCCGCCGGCGAGTGGGGCGGTGCTGCCCTGATGGCCGTCGAGCACACACCGTCCGAAAAGCGCGGCCGGTTCGGCGCCTTCCCCCAGATCGGTGGTCCCGTCGGCATGCTGATGTCCACCGGCTTCCTGGCGATGCTCTCGGTGCTGCTCACCGAGCAGCAGTTCCAGGCCTGGGGCTGGCGCGTGCCCTTCCTCTTCTCGGTCGTGCTGATCGGCATCGGCATGTGGATCCGAATGGGCGCCACCGAGTCTCCCGTCTTCCAGGAGCTCACCGAGCACCCCCGAAGAGGTGAATATGCCGCTCGGCCAGGTCTTCAAGCACAGCTCCAAGGAGGTGCTGCAGAGCGCCGGTGACTTCATCGGCAACAATGCCGCGGGCTACATGCTGGTGGGTGGCTTCATCATCGCCTACACCACACAGGTGCTGGGCATGCCCAAGCAGGAGGTCCTCAACGTCGTGACCCTGTCGGCCGTCAGCTGGGGTTTCTTCACCTGGATGGGTGGCGTGCTGTCCGACAAGTCACCAAGTACCACAGCACCCGTCCCGTGGCCTACTACCTGATCGGCGTGACACTGCTCGCCCTGCTGGCCATCTTCACCACCAAGGACCGAACCGGCCTGCGCCTGGACAAGGACGCGCCGGACATGCCGCAGCTCTGAGCGTGCGGCGCCGTTATCCTCGTCCACAGCAGATGGTCAAACCTGGAGGTGCCCCGTGGGGGAGTCGAAGTCCGAGCTGGTCTACCGTGACCTGCGCGAACGGATCATGCACGCCGACTTCTCCGCGGGGCATCGCCTCGTGCTGGCCCGGCTGGCCGAGCACTACCAGGTCAGCCCCGTGCCCGTGCGTGAGGCGCTGCGACGTCTGGAGGCCGAAGGCCTGGTCCGCTACACCCTGAACATCGGCGCCGAGGTCGTCGGCGTCAATGCGGCCGACTACACCGAGACCATGCAGGTGCTGGCCCAGCTGGAGGGCCTGGCCACCGCGCTGGCCGCACAGGTGATGGACGAGCAGACCCTGGAGCGCGCCCGGGAGATCAACGAACGGATGCGCGAGCTTCGTTCCAGCGGCTTCGATCCCGTGCAGTTCACCTCACTGAACCACGAATTCCACGTCGTGCTGTGCAGCGTCTGCCCCAACCACCACCTGCTGGACCTGTTGGGACGTGAATGGGAGCGGATGGCGCAGATCCGCAGCTCCACCTTCAGCCATGTCCCGGATCGCTCCCGGACATCGGTGGAGGAGCACGACCAGCTGCTCGAACTGATCGGTGGTCAGGCGCCGCAAGCCATGATCGAGGAGCTGGCACGACGCCACAAGCTGGGCACCCTGCGGCAGTTCCTGGACTCGGAGGGCTCCAGGTCCTGATCTCCGGTGGCATGGGCCCGCCAGCGTGGGCCGAGCCAAGGGTGCGCCCGCTGGTGGCCAACATCGACAACGACAACGCCCTGGTCCAGAAGGAGCAGTTCGGGCCCGCGCTGCCGATCGTGCCCTACACCGATCTGGAGCAGGCCATCGAGTGGGCCAATGACTCCGAGGTGGGCCTGGGATCGTCGGTGTGGAGCAGCGACCCGGAGCGTGCCCTGCAGGTCGCCGACCGCCTGGTGGCCGGCACCACGTGGATCAACAAGCACGGTGCCATCGATCCGCGGGTTCCCTTCGGCGGCGTGAAGCAGTCCGGCTTCGGGCTGGAGTTCGGCGTCGAGGGCCTCAAGGAGATGGGTCTGCCCAAGGTGGTCAGCCACTGACCTTCACACGCTCCCCGACCCTCACACGCTCCCCGGGCCTGTCGAGGGACTCACCCGTCGCCCCGGCCACGTCGTCGCAGGGCTGCTGCGGGTGATTCCGTGTGGGCGGCCTTGAAGGTGAGGGAGAAGTGGGCGGCGTCGGTGAATCCCGAGCGGGCGCCGATCACGGCCACCGGTGTGTACCGCTGCGCGGGGTCGACGAGGTCCTGGTGGCAGCGCTCCAGGCGGCGGGAGCGCACATAGGCGGAGACGGTCATGCCCTGTTCGAGGAAGACATTGTGCAGGCGCCGGGTGGAGATGAAGTTCGCGGTGGCGATCGAGCTGGGGGACAGGCCGGGACTGCCCAGATGCTCGTCGATGTGGTCGCGAATCTGCTGAAGCAGGGCCCAGTGGGGTGAGGCGGCCGTCCTGGTCACGTCGAGCTCATTGGTCAGCAGGGTCTGCAGCAGGTCGACGGTATTGTGCACCAGCCGGGTGCCCGCGGGGCCGGACAGGTCGTCGAGGCCCGCGACGAGCTGGCTGAGGAAGGGCGAGACGATCCGCCCCAGCCCGGCATCGCCTCCCAACCGCACGACGGTCATCTGCTCCAGCAGTCCGTAGGGGATGCCGAAACGGGAGTGCGGCGCACGGTCTGCGCCGTGGCGCGCACCGTGGAGAAGGAACCCCGGCCACGGTGCGTGAGGCGAGCTTGCCGCGGAAGTCGTCCGGGCTGGGGCTGGTGACCTCAAGCGGCACGAAGGAGGCGTCGACGGCAGCGCGGAAGGCGGTCAGGTGCAGCGCCTGTCCGTCCACCATCGCGCCTCCTTCGTGGCTCAGGCCTCGGGCGTGCTCTCCGGCGCGGTCGATCCCTTGCCGCGGTTGCGGCGGCGGCGGCGCGGCTTGTGCTCGCCCTGTTCCTCTGACTTCGGGGCCTCGGCGGGGGCAGAAGCGGTCTGCTCGCTGCCCTCGGCCACCGGCTCACCATTCTTCAGGCGGCGACGGCTGCGCTGCGGACGGTCCTTGCGGGGCTCGCGGGAATGCTCGACGCCTTCGTCCTCGCTGGACTTCTCCCTGCCTCGGCCACGGCCTGCGTCCCGTCCACCGCGGCCACCGCCACGACGGTCGTCGTCGCGCTTGGGGCGGTCCTTGGGCTGGGCACCTGCGAGCTTGCCCTTGGTGCCCTCCGGGATGTCCAGATCCGTGTACAGGTGTGCGGAGGTGGAGTAGGTCTCCACCGGGTCGTCGAAGCTCAGCTCCAGGGCCTTGTTGATCGTCTTCCAGCGCACGATGTCCGCCCAGTCGACCAGGGTGATGGCAATGCCCTTGTGCCCGGCGCGGCCGGTGCGGCCGATCCGGTGCACATAGGTCTTGGCATCCTCCGGGCACTCGTGGTTGATCACGTGGCTGACACCCGTCACGTCGATGCCGCGGGCGGCGACGTCGGTGGCCACCAGCACCTTGACCTCACCGGCGCGGAAGCGCTTGAGGGCCTTCTCCCGCATGGCCTGGTTCAGGTCGCCGTGGATGCTGGCCGCGTTGAAGCCGCGATCCTCGAGCTCGTCGGACAGCCGCTGCGCGGCACGCTTGGTCTTGCAGAAGACCATCACCTTGTCCACGTCACTGGCCTGCAGGACGCGGGCGATGATCTCCGGCTTGTCCAGGTTGTGGGCCTGGTAGACGAACTGGGTGGTGTCCGGCACGGTCGCCTGGGCATCGTGGCCCTCTGCGCGGACATTGATCGGCTGGTGCATGTGGGCACGGGCCAGCCCGATGATGGCGCTCGGCATGGTGGCGGAGAACATCAGCATCTGACGGTCGGTCGGGGCCATGGCGATCAGGCGCTCGACGTCGGGCAGGAAGCCCAGGTCCAGCATCTCGTCGGCCTCGTCCAGCACCAGCATGCGCAGCCAGGACAGGTCCAGGGTGCCGCGCTCGGCGAGGTCCTTCAGACGGCCCGGAGTGCCGACGACCACGTCGACACCCTCGGTGAGGGCATCCACCTGGGCGTCGTAGCCGACGCCGCCGTAGACGGTCAGGACGCGGGCCTTTCGGATGGTGGAGGCCACCTGCAGGTCCTTGGAGACCTGCAGCGCCAGCTCACGGGTGGGGCACATCACCAGGGCCTGCGGCTTGCCCGGGGGCATCTCCAGGTCCTCGTAGCCCTCGTCGCCCTCCAGGATGGTGCGCTGCAGGATGGAGATGCCGAAGGCCAGCGTCTTGCCGGTTCCGGTGCGGGCCTGGCCCATCAGGTCGGTGCCCATCACCGCGATCGGGATGGCCAGCGTCTGGATGGGGAAAGGATGGGTGATTCCCTGGGTCTCCAGCGCCTGCTGGATCTCCGGGACGACGCCCAGATCATCCCAGCTGGTCTGCACATCCGGTTCGGGGGTGGTTACGTTGTCGCCCACCAGGCCATCGACGCGCTCGGCGTCCACGTTCATGTTCTCTGTCACGGTCCAAGACTCTCTCGTCGCCGATCGTCAGACCGGCCAGAACTTCTGCAGGTGGCCACATCCGGCGGTGCCCAGAGGGGTCCGGGCACCAGGCGCGGGGCTCGACCTGCGGTCGCACGGGAACGTGCGACCCCTCAAGGCTACCCTCTTGGCGGTCCCGGCGTCCGGATCCGGCCTTGCCACGGCCCGTCATCGGGGGCAACACACCCGCTTCCACGCCGGGAAGAGGTGCCGCGGCGCACTACGCTTGCTGCCGTGAGCAAGAACACCTCCGGCGCTGGACGCCCCGTGGAACCCACCTCCCAGATCGAGCTGCTGGGGCTGGTGGCGTATGGCTCGCTCGCGGCCTTCGAGCGCACCGCGCAGGCCTCTGCGGCCGCCACCAGCATCGACGACAAGCTGGTGCTGGCGCGCATCGCGGCGCAGCGCTTCACCCACCTGGGGCGGTTGGAGACCGAGCTGGCCCGTCGGGGCAGCACTCTCAAGGCAGCGATGGAAGCCTTCGTCGCACCGATCGACTCCTTCAACCAGCACACCGAGCCACGCACCTGGGGTGAGGTCCTGGTGAAGCTGTGCATCATCGGAGGGCTCGTGCAGGACTTCGCCGACGAGATCTCTGGGCACCTGGACGCGGGCCTGCGTGAGATCCTCACCGGCTCCATCGACGACGGGGAACTGGCCTCCGAGCCGGGCCAGATGCTGGCCAGGGCACTCCAGGAGGATCCAGAGCAGCAGGGTCGGCTGGCGCTCTTCGGCCGCCGGATGCTGGGGGAGGCGCTCAGCCAGGCGCAGCGCGTCGCGGCAGCCCGCGCGGACCTCACGGGCTTGCTCACCGGACTGGGACAGGACGGGGGCGACGACCTGGCCGCAATCAGTCACCTGATGTCACGGTTGGCCGCCGCCCACGCCACTCGGATGGAGTCGCTGGGGCTCGCCTGATTCAGGCCGCGCCGAAGCCCACGGGCCGGCTGTGCTCCTGACCCAGGTCCACGTAGCCAATCTGCTGTGAGGGCACGAGGACACGGCGACCCTTGGCATCGGTCAGTCGCAGGACACCACCCTCGGCCAGAGCGGAGCGCAGGGACTGTTCGACCTCGTCGGCCGAGGCCTCAGTGTCGATGTTGATCTCGCGCGGGACGTTGTTGACACCAATCTTGATTTCCACGGCCCCAACCTACCCGACGCGCAAGAGGGCGACGGTGATGTTGTCCCGGCCGCCCTGCTCATTGGCCCAGGCCACCAGCATGGCGGCGCTCTCGGCCGCGTCGTGCTCGCACTCGTCGACGATGCGGTGCACGAGGCTGGTCATGTCCTCCGGGGCGGAGCGGTAGTTCCACAGCCCGTCGCTGCAGACCAGCAGCCACCCCGGGCCGGGCACGTCCAGCGCCGCGACCCTGGGGGTCACGTCCTGGCTGTCGGGGCCCAGCCAGCGGGTGATGGCGTGGGCCTGGAAGCTGCGCTCGGCGTCCTCCCGGCTCATCCCCAGATCGATCCTGGCCTGCGCCAGGGAGTCGTCGACACTGAGGATGTGGCAGGAGGCGTCGTCGCCGATCCAGTAGGCGCGGCAGTCGCCGACATTGCCGACGCTCACCCGGCCCTCGTTCAGGACTGCGCAAATCAGGGTGCAGGAGCCGGGTGTCGGGCCGGGGCCGGTGCTGGCGAGCACTGCGTCATTGGCGGCGATGAAGGCATCTGTCAGTGTGGCCTGCACCTGCTCGGCGGAGGCATCGGGCATCGTGCGCAGCATGGCGATCAGGGTGGAGCTGGCCACTTCCGCGGCGATGGCCGCCGACTCCTCGGAGCCCAGCGAGGTGGACACGCCATCGCTGATCACCAGAACGGCCAACCGGCCCTGGGTGGTCTCTCGGCCGCCCAGCGCCAGGGCATCCTGATTGGTCTCGTGCCGGCGGCCGACGTCGCTGCAGCCGGCCAGCCAGGGCAGCGGCGCCAAGGTGTAGTGGTCACGCGCCGTCTCGCCGACGGCCACATGGGACAGCCCGGACGCCGTCTCGGACCCCCGATCCTGGTCAGTCATGGAAGGAAGTCCACCATGAGCGGGGGTGATTGTGCCAGTCGGGGGCCCGGGCCTGTCAACCGAGCGTGGGAAGGGGAGCGGCGCATGCCGGATCCAGCAACTCGTGCCAGAGGTCACCGTGCTCTTCGACGCGCTGCAGGACCTGACCCGCGGTGAAGCTGAGCGTGTCGCGCTCGCCGACCGCGGCGACCTCGTCCCAGGACAGTGGCGTGGAGACCGATTCGAAGGGCCTCGCCCGCAACGAGTAGGGCGCGATGGTGTTGCGTGCTGCCTGGTTCTGAAGGTAGTCGACGAAGATGCGCTCGGCGCGTCGTTCCTTGGCCATCACGGCCACGAAGATCTCCGGGTACTGGGAGGCCAGGCGCTGGGCGAAGGCGCGCGCCTGCTCGACGACCAGCTGCCAGGCCGTGGGCTCGATGGGGGCGAAGACCTGCAGCCCCTTGTTGCCGGAGGTCTTCACGA from the Luteococcus japonicus genome contains:
- a CDS encoding helix-turn-helix domain-containing protein; this encodes MTVVRLGGDAGLGRIVSPFLSQLVAGLDDLSGPAGTRLVHNTVDLLQTLLTNELDVTRTAASPHWALLQQIRDHIDEHLGSPGLSPSSIATANFISTRRLHNVFLEQGMTVSAYVRSRRLERCHQDLVDPAQRYTPVAVIGARSGFTDAAHFSLTFKAAHTESPAAALRRRGRGDG
- a CDS encoding NAD-dependent succinate-semialdehyde dehydrogenase; translation: MSTTTHPSLPEDLETGLFINGSWRPGSRGTLAVENPATGEVLCEIADANVEDGKAAMDAACDASRTWAATPARERSEILRRAFDLVIERTDDFARLMTLEMGKPLAEARGEVTYGAEFLRWFSEEAVRIHGRYGISPEGTARHLVAKRPVGPCLLITPWNFPLAMATRKVGPALAAGCTVVLRPASLTPLTSLLFAKVLADAGLPAGVVNVITSEKHDVTDAILADERLRKLSFTGSTGVGKQLLEQAADGVLRTSMELGGNAPFLVFEDADLDAAVEGATAAKLRNMGEACTAANRFIVHESVAEDFSRRLADRFATLSVGDGMSESTDIGPVITGKARDEILDLVGKAVEQGATVLTGGKAVEGPGNFLSPTVLTGVSHDADILGQEIFGPVAPITTFTTEEEALELANRAAVGLAGYVFTRDTSRILRMAELLEVGMIGANVGVMSNAAAPFGGVKQAGLGREGSHEGLEEFLETIYVALPNPL
- a CDS encoding ferritin-like fold-containing protein translates to MSKNTSGAGRPVEPTSQIELLGLVAYGSLAAFERTAQASAAATSIDDKLVLARIAAQRFTHLGRLETELARRGSTLKAAMEAFVAPIDSFNQHTEPRTWGEVLVKLCIIGGLVQDFADEISGHLDAGLREILTGSIDDGELASEPGQMLARALQEDPEQQGRLALFGRRMLGEALSQAQRVAAARADLTGLLTGLGQDGGDDLAAISHLMSRLAAAHATRMESLGLA
- a CDS encoding PP2C family protein-serine/threonine phosphatase, whose product is MTDQDRGSETASGLSHVAVGETARDHYTLAPLPWLAGCSDVGRRHETNQDALALGGRETTQGRLAVLVISDGVSTSLGSEESAAIAAEVASSTLIAMLRTMPDASAEQVQATLTDAFIAANDAVLASTGPGPTPGSCTLICAVLNEGRVSVGNVGDCRAYWIGDDASCHILSVDDSLAQARIDLGMSREDAERSFQAHAITRWLGPDSQDVTPRVAALDVPGPGWLLVCSDGLWNYRSAPEDMTSLVHRIVDECEHDAAESAAMLVAWANEQGGRDNITVALLRVG
- a CDS encoding MFS transporter, whose product is MNGVESQTGHPVGKIIAVHLNYRLRCDERGRTPSEACYFMKPTSSLAASAEVERPEGFELLDYFIYANAAALIFGPHFFKAVPESMQLILSFATVGISFLFRPFGAAVAGHYGDRLGRKAMLVLTLMLMGGATTLIGLLPTANAIGIWAPILLIVLRIVQGFSAAGEWGGAALMAVEHTPSEKRGRFGAFPQIGGPVGMLMSTGFLAMLSVLLTEQQFQAWGWRVPFLFSVVLIGIGMWIRMGATESPVFQELTEHPRRGEYAARPGLQAQLQGGAAERR
- a CDS encoding aldehyde dehydrogenase family protein gives rise to the protein MANIDNDNALVQKEQFGPALPIVPYTDLEQAIEWANDSEVGLGSSVWSSDPERALQVADRLVAGTTWINKHGAIDPRVPFGGVKQSGFGLEFGVEGLKEMGLPKVVSH
- a CDS encoding DUF3107 domain-containing protein, translated to MEIKIGVNNVPREINIDTEASADEVEQSLRSALAEGGVLRLTDAKGRRVLVPSQQIGYVDLGQEHSRPVGFGAA
- a CDS encoding GntR family transcriptional regulator encodes the protein MGESKSELVYRDLRERIMHADFSAGHRLVLARLAEHYQVSPVPVREALRRLEAEGLVRYTLNIGAEVVGVNAADYTETMQVLAQLEGLATALAAQVMDEQTLERAREINERMRELRSSGFDPVQFTSLNHEFHVVLCSVCPNHHLLDLLGREWERMAQIRSSTFSHVPDRSRTSVEEHDQLLELIGGQAPQAMIEELARRHKLGTLRQFLDSEGSRS